One part of the Marinobacter sp. M3C genome encodes these proteins:
- the dnaQ gene encoding DNA polymerase III subunit epsilon, producing the protein MRQIVLDTETTGIDPNEGHRIIEIGCVELVERALTGRNYHVYVNPGREIEAEAIAIHGITNDFLADKPLFAVVADEFFEFIRGAELVIHNAAFDVGFMDAEFGRLDGGRKTAEHCGIVDTLAIARKRHPGQKNNLNALCKRYGVDNSNRELHGALLDAEILADVYLLLTGGQTALLLDAGSGEGGHGDGIRRVQAAREALQVIRASADEDLAHREFMAMMEKKAGSTVWSQVLGSK; encoded by the coding sequence ATGCGACAAATTGTACTGGATACCGAAACCACCGGTATTGACCCCAACGAAGGCCACCGGATTATCGAGATTGGCTGCGTAGAGTTGGTTGAGCGGGCGTTAACCGGGCGTAACTACCATGTTTACGTGAACCCCGGCCGCGAAATAGAAGCCGAAGCCATTGCCATACACGGCATTACCAACGACTTTCTGGCCGACAAACCGCTGTTTGCGGTTGTTGCTGACGAATTTTTCGAGTTTATCCGCGGCGCGGAACTGGTGATCCACAACGCGGCATTTGACGTTGGCTTTATGGACGCCGAATTTGGCCGTCTTGACGGCGGCCGTAAAACCGCCGAACACTGTGGAATTGTTGATACTCTGGCCATTGCCCGCAAACGCCACCCCGGTCAAAAAAACAACCTGAACGCCCTGTGCAAACGCTACGGGGTAGACAACAGTAATCGCGAATTGCACGGCGCTCTGCTGGATGCGGAAATTCTAGCCGATGTGTACTTGCTGTTAACGGGCGGCCAAACTGCGCTGTTGCTGGATGCCGGCTCGGGTGAGGGTGGCCACGGCGACGGTATCCGCCGGGTGCAGGCCGCCCGCGAGGCACTGCAGGTGATTCGTGCCAGTGCCGATGAAGATCTGGCCCATCGCGAGTTTATGGCGATGATGGAAAAGAAAGCCGGCTCGACTGTGTGGAGCCAGGTTCTGGGTTCAAAATGA
- the rnhA gene encoding ribonuclease HI yields MSGNVIMYTDGACKGNPGRGGWGVVLRWGEVCKTLHGGEQHTTNNRMELMAAIEGLKALKRDCDVELYTDSQYVRKGITEWLAGWKRNGWKTAAKKPVKNDDLWKALDEQSERHRVNWHWVKGHAGVPDNELADQLANQGVEELTG; encoded by the coding sequence ATGAGCGGTAACGTGATTATGTACACCGACGGCGCCTGCAAGGGCAACCCCGGGCGCGGCGGTTGGGGCGTGGTGCTGCGCTGGGGCGAGGTTTGCAAAACCTTGCACGGTGGCGAGCAGCACACCACTAATAACCGCATGGAATTGATGGCCGCGATTGAAGGGCTCAAAGCGCTAAAGCGTGATTGTGACGTAGAGTTATATACCGACTCTCAGTACGTGCGCAAAGGCATCACCGAGTGGCTGGCCGGCTGGAAACGCAACGGCTGGAAGACCGCGGCTAAAAAGCCGGTCAAAAATGACGATCTGTGGAAAGCCCTGGATGAACAAAGTGAGCGCCACCGGGTAAACTGGCACTGGGTGAAAGGGCACGCTGGCGTGCCGGATAACGAACTGGCCGACCAGCTGGCCAATCAAGGCGTTGAAGAGCTGACCGGTTAA